The Polyangium aurulentum genomic interval CGCGCTCGAGCACCTCGGGGATGTAGTTGACGTTCGTGCTCTGCTTGCGGCCCGCGCGGCAGCCCTGGAGGCACTGGCCCGTGCCCTCGCAGTCCTTCACGTAGCGGACCATGTAATGGGACTTCATCCCCATGGCCTCGGCGCCGTCCATGGCGAGCGTATTCAAGAGCCCGCGCGCGTCGGCCGGGACCTCCTCGGCGGAGAGCTCGTGCTCGATGCGGTCCTGGTGGGTCCAGACGCGCCTGGCGAGGTCGTCGCCGTCGATGCCGTACTCGCGCTCCCAGCGCTCGAAGCAGTCGCCGGGCGTGCGGACGACGATGGCGCTGTTGACGACCGTGGTGCCCCCGACGCACGAGGCCTGCACGACGGGCCAGAGCGCGCGGCTCTCGGTGACGAGCGCGCCCCAGTCGGCGAACAGATCGCGCATGGCGCCGTAGGTCGTGACCGGATAGTCCTCGGGCGCGCGCCAGGGGCCCGCCTCGACGACGGCCACGCGATGGCCCGCGCGGGCCAGGATCACGGCCGCCGCCGCGCCGCCCGCGCCGCTGCCCACGACCACGAAATCGACCTCGAGCGACACGCCGTGCTGCCCGAACGACTCGAACGAGAAGTGCCGGCCTTCGATGGCAGCGGCGGCGGCGGCTGCGGCGTGGGGGCGATGTGCCTTCAAGCGACCTTCCCCGATGCGAGCGCGCCCGGCTGCCTGCCGCGCGACAGCTCCTTCTTGCCGAGCTTCACGAGCCCCTCGGCGGGCTTGCGCGGGGCGAGCGCGGGGCGCACGACCACGGGCTCGATGCGCCGCGTGCCCGGGTCCTGCCCGTACACGGGGAGCGCGAGGTGATGGCGGATCTCGGGCGATTGCCCCCAGAACAGGCCCGCGACGAGCTTGATGAGCACGGTGATCTGCCGGATCAAGTACACCGGGTGGGTCGCGAGCCGGTGCGCGTGCCGGTCGAGCTGCTCCTCGGTGAGCCACGCGGCGGGCCACGGCCGCAGAACCGTGAGGATGGGCGAGATCTGAAAGAACAGCGCGCCGCCCACGATCCCGAGCCAGAAGAGGAACGTCGACTCGCGGCGGAGGGCCTCGATCTTCTCATCGACCCCGAGCTCGGCGAGCCCGGGCAGATCGTCCACGCGGGGAAAGAATGCCACCAGCGCGAAGCGGACGAGATCGTTCACGGGGCGTGACCTTAGGGGATATGCCCCGGAACCATCAAGCCCATTCCGTCACGTCATCCCTTGACAGGGGTGAAGCGCCCGGTGTCCCATCCACGCTCCCCGGATCCTGTCTCGCTCCCCTCGCGCCCGATTGTCCGGCGCGCAGGATCCGCGCTGCGAGGAAACAAGACTATGCACTGGCTCCGCTGGCGACACCGCCCTGTCGCGAACGAGCGATCTCTTCCCATAGGCGCGCTGCGGTTCGCCGCGTGCGCCGCGCTGCTCGGGCTCTCCTCGACGAGCTGTACGAGCAGCGGACCCGGCGACGCGCCGGGCGCCGCACAGCCCCCCTCACCCGCCGCAATGGCGCCCGCTGCGCCGGCGCGAGGCCCCGAAGGCCTCGGCGCGCTCATGCGCCGCGTCCATTTCGCCTTCCGCGCCGAGGACGGGGCCTTCACCGGCGGACACTCCACCTACGCCGTCCGCGCCACCGCCGACGCGATCGCGGTCGTCCCCTACCAGCCCACCGAGCGCCCCGAGGCCGATGGAAGCCGCACCCGCGAGGTCACCGAGGGCGCGCCCTTCGTCGCCTCCCTCGAGACCATCGAGCGCGGCGCGGTCCCCGTGCTGCGCGGCGGCCCGGCAGAGGCCGCGATCGAGGCCAACGCGGGCCTCGGCATCGATCGCGGCGGCGTCGTCGAGCACCTCGAGAACACCGAGGAGGGCGTCGAGCAGAGCTTCTCCTTCGCCGCCCGCCCCGAGGGCCGCGGCGATCTCGTCGTGCGCATCCGCGTCTCGGGCCAGGACTACACGGGCGAGACCGAGGGGGGCCTGCACTTCAAGGACCCGAAATCGGGCCTCGGCATCCGCTACGGCGTCGCCACCTGGATCGACGGCCGCGGGCAGAAGACGCGCGTTCCCGTCGACTTCGACGCCGGCCGGATCGTGTTGACCGTCCCCCAGGACGTCGTCGAGGGGAGCGCTTACCCCGCCGTGCTCGATCCCGTGATCGGCCCCGAGATCGCCATCGACACGCCCGTCTACGCGGCTGCTTACGATGAGCAGAGCGAGGTGGACATGTCCTTCGGCGGAGGCAACTTCTTCGTCGTCTGGCGCGACGAGCGCTACCTCAACACCGCGGACATCTACGGCGTCCGCGTCGCGCCTGCGGGCACGATCCTCGACCCCTCCGGCATCCCTGTCGCCATCGCCAAGGGCAGCCAGTACAAGCCCGCGGTCGCCTGGGACGGGGTCAACGGCAACTGGATGGTGACCTGGGTCGACACGCGCAACAACACCAGCGGCGACATCTACGCCGCGCGCGTCAGCGGGGCCGGCGTCACGCTCGATCCGAACGGCATCGCGGTCGCCACCTCCGCGAGCGCCGGCCGGGGCGAGCCCGACATCGCGTTCGACGGGACGAACTTCGTCATCGCCCACAGCTACTACAACGGCAGCAGCGTGGTCGCCAACCTGGTCGCGCCGGACGGCAAGGTGAACCCCGCGGCCATCACCGCCTCCAACTCCTTGTCGTCCATGTACGACGTGGCGGTCGCGTTCAACGGCACGAACACCCTGATCGCGCACACCGCGTACACCGGCGGCTCGTACTATCGCGTCGGGGCCCGGCGCCTGTCGCCGGCCGGATCGCTGCTCGACGGATCGGACATCGTCCTTTGCTCCGCCAGCTACAACTGCGGCTACCAGCAGCTCGCCGCCGTCTCCGACGGGGCGAACTGGTTTTTGACCTGGCCCTCGGCCAGCAACAACGCCGTCTACGGGGCGCGCCTCGGCGGAACCGGGAGCCTCCTCGACAGCTCGAGCGGCTTCCTCATCGCGACGACGGCAGGCGCTCCGACCGGCAACATTTCCGCGGCCTTCGCGGGCAACGGCTTCGGGGTGTTCTGGGACTCGAACAACGAGATCTACGGCGCCCGCGTCAGCTCCGGCGCCGCCATCCTGGTCGGCTCCACGACCTTCATCAACGAGACCGGCAACAGCTTCGGCCCGGCCTCGGCCCACGATGGGACGAACTTCCTCGTCGCGTTCAGCGACACGCGCCTCAGCACCACGAACAACCCGAACGACGTCTTCGGGCTTCGCGTCTCGAATGCCCTCACCAAGGTGGACGCGAACAGCCAGCTCCTCTCCCGCGCGGGCAACCAGGAGCAGAAGCCCGCGGTCGCCTACAACGGCACGAATTATCTCGCCGTCTGGGAAGACTGGCGGCCCGGCACCACCAGCGACATCTACGGCGCCCGCCTGAGCACGAACGGCAACGTGCTCGACGCGAACGGGATCGCGATCAGCACGGAGGCGAACGTGCAGGGCGCCCCCGCCGTCGCGTCGCGGGGCGCCGAGTGGCTCGTCACCTGGAACGATTACCGCAGCGGCACGAGCTACGACGTCTACGGCGCCCGCATCAGCGGCGCCGGCGCGGTGCAGGACGCGGCGGGGTTCGTCATCAGCAGCGCCTCTGGGGATCAGATCACCCCGTCGATCTCGGCGGACGCGAACAACTACCTCGTGAGCTGGCGCGACGCTTCCAGCGCCGAGATCTGGGCGAACCGCGTGACGCCCATGGCCACCCTGCTCGACGGGGCCGGCTTCAAGGTCTCCACGGGCGGCGGCTCGCTCCCGGCGTCCGCGTACAACGGGACGAACCACCTCGTCGCCTGGGTCAAGCCCACCAACAGCAACGACGTCTTTGCCGCGCGCGTCAGCCCCGCGGGCAGCGTGCTCGACAGCGGCAACCTCGCCATCCCGGTCGCGGCGACCGTGGGCACGACGGAGACGAACCCGGCCGTGACCTCGAACGGGTCGGACTACCTGGTCGTCTGGAACAACGCAAACAACGTCTTGGGCGCGCGGGTGAACGCGGCGGGCACGGTGCTGGATCCGATCGGCATCAACGTCTCCACCGCGGCGAACGTCCAGTCCAACCCGCGCGCGGCCTGGGACGGCTCGCAATACTGGGTGGTCTGGCAAGACGAACGCCTGGTGGCGGGGGACCGGGATCTCTACGGGGCGCGGGTGACCAGCGCGGGCGTGGTCACGGACGGGACGGGGATCGTCATCGCCAACGACAAGGGCCAGGACGAGCTGCGGCCGGCGATCGCGGCGGGACCGTCGAAGGAGACGCTGGTCGTTTATCAGCGCTTCGATCCGGAGGAGCCGTTCGGCATCGATCGCATCCGCGCGCGGGTGGTCTCGGATCCGACGCCGGGAGCGAACGGCACGCCGTGCGTCGCGGCGGGGCAGTGCTCGAGCGGCTCGTGCGTGGACGGGGTCTGCTGCGACACGGCGTGCACCGGCGCCTGCCAGGCGTGCACCGCGGCCAAGAAGGGCGCGGGCGCCGACGGTGCGTGCGGGCCGGTCAAGGTGGACACCGATCCCGACAACGAGTGCATCGATCAGGGCGCGAGCTCCTGCGGCACCACCGGGAGCTGCAACGGCGCGGGTGCGTGCAAGGTGTACGCGCCGGGGACCTCGTGCGGCGCGGTCTGCACCGGCAACGCCTCGCAGCCGCAGGCGTGCAGCGCCGGGGGGATGTGCTCGAGCAGCGGCACGGCGACCGATTGCACGCCGTACGCGTGCGCGGGCGGCACGTGCAAGGTGACGTGCGCGACGAGCGCCGACTGCGCGTCGGGGTATTCGTGCAACGGCGGCGTGTGCGGGATGCTGCTCGCGAACGGCGCGGTGTGCGCGAACGGCGCGCAATGCCAGTCGGGCGCGTGCGTCGACGGCGTCTGCTGCAACGCGGCCTGCGGGGGCACTTGCCAGGCGTGCTCGGCGGCGAAGAAGGGCTCGGGCGCGGACGGCGTCTGCGGCCCCGTCACAGCGGGCGCGGATCCCGACAACGAGTGCGCGACCGACGCGGCCACGACCTGCGGCAAGACGGGGCAGTGCAGCGGCGCGGGCTCCTGCCAGCTCTACGGGGCCGGCACGGCTTGCGGTAGCCCGATCTGCGACGGCACGGTGCTCAAGGCCCAGACCTGCGACGGCGCCGGGACGTGCCTTGCGGCGGGCATGGGGCAGGATTGCGCGCCCTACGTGTGCTCCGGCGGCGCGTGCCTCGGCTCGTGCGTGACGAACGCCGACTGCGCCATGGGCCTCGTCTGCTCGGCGGGCGCTTGCGTCGCGCCCATCGGGATCGGCGGCGCGTGCGTGACGAACGGGCAATGCCAGTCGGGCGCGTGCGTCGATGGCGTCTGCTGCAACTCGGCGTGCGGAGGCCAGTGCCAGGCGTGCACCGCGGCGAAGAAGGGAGCGGGCACCGACGGCGTCTGCGGGCCCATCGCGGCGGGCGTGGACCCGGACAACGAGTGCGCGCAGCAGGCCGCCTCGAGCTGCGGTCAGAATGGTCAGTGCAACGGCGCGGGAGCCTGCCAGCTCTACGCGCAGGGCACCTCGTGCGGGGTGTCGGTCTGCCAGGGGACGACCGTCAAGGGGCAGATCTGCAATGGCGCGGGCCAGTGCATCGCCGATCAGGCGGGGCAGGACTGCGCGCCCTACGCCTGCTCGGGCGGCGCGTGCAAGAACCCGTGCGCGAACAACAACGAGTGCTTGCCGGGGTATTTCTGCTCGGCGGGCGCCTGCAAGCCGTCCGGCTCGCCGGGCACGCCCTGCGCCGACGGGTCGGAGTGCGGCGGGGGCTTCTGCGTCGACGGGGTCTGCTGCGACAAGGCTTGCGGCGGGGCCTGCGAGGCCTGCTCGGCGGCGAAGAAGGGCCAGGGCACGGATGGGCAATGCGAGCCCATCAAGAACGGCTCGGACCCGGACGGCGAGTGCGCGGGGCAGCCGCCCTCGACGTGCGGGCAGAATGGCCAGTGCAACGGCCTGGGCGCGTGCGCGCTCTACGCGTCCGGAACGCAGTGCGCGGCGGGCTCGTGCGCGGGCACGGCCCAGAAGAACCCCTCGCAGTGCGACGGCAACGGCACGTGCCTCGCGGGGCCGGAGACGAGCTGCGTGGCCGGCTATGCCTGCGTGGGCACCAAGTGCGCGACCGACTGCAAGGACAACGCGGCCTGCGCGCCGGGGTACACCTGCAACGTGGACGCGCAATGGTGCGAGCCCACGGGCGCGGGCGGCTCCGGCGGCTCCGGCGGCGCGGGTGGCTCGGGCGGCGCGGGCACGGGTGGCTCGGGCGGCGCGGGCGGCTCCGGCGGCGCGGGTGGCTCCGGCGGCGCGGGCGGCGCGGGTGGCTCCGGCGGCGCGGGCGGCCGGGGTGGCGCGGGTGGCATGGACACGGGGGGCGCGGGCGGCGCGCCCTCCGGCAGCGGCGGCGGCATCCCGGGCGAGGGCGACTGCGGCTGCCGCGTCGCGGGTGAGCCCGAGGGGCGGACGGGCGCTGCGGGCGCTCTGCTGGCCCTCGCCGTCGCGGCGGGCCTCGGGCGGCGGCGAGCGCGCCGTCGCTGATCGATGACGCGTGCGCCCGGCTCGGCAGGCCCCCTCGCCTGCCCTGCCGGGCGTCCGCGCTGCGCATCTACCGTTCGGCCTACCCGGATGATCCAGGTGCGGGCCGTTCGTCCTCCCCGCGCACTCCATGGGCACCTTCGTTGCAGGCAGGGCGCGCCGCGCCGGGATCGGCGCCTCATTTGCGCAGGAGAGGACCGCCATGATGGGTGGGATCGTGACACGAGGGCTTTTGACGGGCGTCGCGCTGACCGCGGCGTCCGGGGCGACCATGATGACCTCCTCCGCCATCGAGCGCGGCTCGCCGTGGGCCGGGCTCAACGCCATGGCGACCGCGATCGGCCTGCGCCGGCGCCGCGTGAGCGACTCGTTCGAGGCGGGCGTCACGCCGATCGGCATCGCGCTGCTCACGGGCGGCCTGCTCGCGTGGGGGCTCGCCTATCAGGGCGCGCTCGCGGGCACCGCGCGGCGGGGCGGGATTGTCTCGGGCGTCCTGTCGGGCCTCGGCGGGTACGCGTTCGACGAGCTGGTGCTGCCGCGCTGGGTGGTCCCCAATTTCCGCCGCAAGATGGGCTTCGGCGGCACGATGGCCAAGTACGTCGCCCTCGGGCTCGCGAGCGCGCTGATGGCGCGTCAGGGCGCCGAGAGGAAGCTCGCGGGCCGGCGCGTCGCGATCCTGGCGGCGGAAGGATTCGAGCAGCTCGAGCTGACCATCCCGATGCGCGCGCTGCGTGCCGAAGGTGCTCACGTCGAGGTGATCTCGCTCCGTCACGGCAAGATCACCGGCGTCCACATGAACATCCCCGGCGGGCGAGTGCGCGTGGATCGCACGATCGAGGAGGCGGATCCTGCCGACTACGACGCCCTGTTCATCCCGGGCGGCTTCATCAACCCCGACTTCCTCCGCCAGAGCGAGCCCGTGCGCGAGTTCGTCCGCGCCATGGACAGGGCGGGCAAGCCGATCGCGTCGATCTGCCACGGCCCGTGGGTGCTCGCCTCGTCGGGCGTGCTGCAGGAGCGGCACGTGGCCTCGTGGCCGGGCATCCGCGACGACGTCATCAACGCGGGCGGCACCTGGCGCGACGAGCCGGTGGTGCGCGACGGCAACCTCGTCACGAGCCGCGGGCCGCAGGACATCCCCGCCTTCACGGCCGCGATCATCGAGCAGTTCGCCGCCAAGGATCCGCTCACCGAGCGCGCGCTGCCGGCCGCGTCCTCGCCCGAGCCCACCGAGCCGCCGACGATCGCGCTCGCGGGCGCGGCGGTCCTGCCCAAGGCCGTGCGGGTGAAGCGGGGCCTGGGGAACCTGGCGATGTTCGCCGTGGGCGGCCTCGCCGTGTTCGCGCTTCGCAAGCTTCTGTAAAAGCGCTCGACCTCGTCCGAGGGGGGCGCCTCGTGTCCCCCTGCTCGCGCCGCGCCAGAGTCGACCTCGCGTGCGGGCTGGGCTAAGGGTCGGGCATGTCCTCGCTCCTCGAAACCTGGACGCGGCCGCGCGCCCCCTCGGACAGGCCCTTGATCGCGCTCGGCGCGATGAACTTCGGCAAGCGCACGCCCGAGCCCGAGGCGCTTCGCATCCTCGATCGCGCCCTCGAGCGGGGCGTCACCCTCGTCGACACGGCGAACGCGTACACCGACGGCGTCTCCGAGAGCATCGTCGGCAAGGCCCTCGCGGGTCGCCGCGACAAGGCCCTCCTCGCCACCAAGGTCGGCGTCGGCCGCATCGGCGGGCCGGTCGAGGGCCTCTCGCGCACGCGCGTCCTCGCCGCGATCGACGAGAGCCTCGCCCGCCTCGGCACCGATTACGTCGATATCTATTACCTCCACGTCCCCGACCACGCGACGCCCCTCGAGGAGACGCTGGACGCCATCAGCGAGCTCCTCGCCTCGGGCAAGATCCGCGCGTGGGCCGTCTCGAACTACGCGTCGTGGCAGATCCTCGAGATGCTCCACATCGCCGAGCGGCGCGGGATGCCGCGGCCCGTGATGTCGCAGGTGCTCTACAACGTGCTCATCCGCCAGCTCGACATCGAATACTTCCGCTTCACGCGCACCCGCGCGCTGCACTCGACGATCTACAACCCGCTCGCCGGCGGCCTTCTGGCCGGCAAGCACGCCCGCTCGCCCGCGCCGACCAAGGGCTCGCGCTTCGACAAGAACCCGCTTTATCAAAAGCGCTACTGGAGCGACCGATTCTTCGATCTCGTCGAGGCTTACGGCGGAGTCGCCGAGAGCGAGGGCATGACGCTCGTCGAGCTCGCCTACGGCTGGCTCGCCGGGACGCCGGGGGTCGATTCGATCCTCGTCGGGCCTGGCAGCATCGAGCACCTCGACGCCGCGCTCGACGCCTGCGCGCGCGTCGTGTCGCCCGAGGGGCGGCGCAAGATCGACGCGATTCACAAGGACTTTCAGGGCACGGACGCGAGCTACGCCCGATGACGCTCCTCCTGCCCGCGGCGGCCTCGATGGACCTCACGGGTCCGCTCGCCGAGCTGTCCGAGCGCGGGTTTTCGCCCCTCGGGCGGACGCTCTCGGACGAGGGAATCACGGCGCTCGGGCAGCGGGCGGACGCCATCATGCTCGGGCGCGGCGCCGATCCGAAGGAGTTCTTCTTCCAGCACGACTCGCCGAGCGGGCGATACGAGGATCTCCAGCACGGCCGGGGCTATGTCGGCCCCTCGCTCGCTTACCGCAAGATCGAGAAGCTCGAGAAGGATCCGCTCTTTCGTTCGTGGATACAGAATGCCCTCTTCGAGCGCGTGGCGCGCTCGCTCTGCGAGGGCCCGATCACGCTCTACCGCGCCGTGCTGTTCAACAAGGCGCCGCACGGCGGCACGGAGCTGCCCTGGCACCAGGACAATGGCAGCTTCTGGGGGCTCGACAGGGCGCCGCTCGTGCAGATCTGGACCGCGCTCGACGACGCGCCGATCGAGGCCGGCTGCCTCGAGATCGTGCCCGGCTCGCACGCAGGCGGGCTCGCGACCCCGCTCGGCGGGATGGTGCCCCAGAACGTGGCCGAGGCGGCAGGGGCCGAGGCGAGGCGCATTTTCGTGCCCGCGCGCGCGGGCGAGTCGATCCTCATCCACAACGACGTCTGGCATCGCTCGGGGGTCAACGAGACCGACGCGCCGCGGCGCGGCTTCACCATTTGCTATCTGCGGGGCGAGACACGCTGCCTGCGCACGCGCCGCGCGCCGCGCCGGTTCGAGACGGTGTTCGGGGCGTAGGTCGATAGGCGCGATGTGGGGCCGACGACGCTCCAGGCGCATTGAGGGCCATCTTCACGGGCGCATTGTAGTTACGGGCGCAATGTTACGCTCCCTGGAACATTCGAGCGTCGCTTTGTTGGCCCCCTCCCGGCCCCTCCTTAGGATGGACTCGAGCGGCGTTCGTGGGTGCTCCAAAGGACCTCCCTGGCCCTCCGAGCCGCCGCCCAGGGCTCGACATGGCACATCGGATGGTCCCGAACACGATCGCCGCGGGGGATATACTCGCAGGGAAATACCGCGTCGAGCGGACCCTCGGCATGGGCGGCATGGGCATCGTCGTCGCCGCCACCCACCTCGATCTGCACGAGGTCCGAGCCGTCAAGCTCATGCGCGCCGACCTCGACGACCCGCAGATCGTCGAGCGCTTCCTGCGCGAAGCCCGCGCGGTCGTGAAGCTGCGGAGCGAGCACGTCGCCCAGGTCCACGACGTCGGCCGCCTGCCCACCGGCATCCCCTACATCGTGATGGAGCTGCTCGAGGGGCTCGACCTCGCGGCGGTGCTCAAGAAGCGCGGGACCGTGCCCCTGCGCGAGGCCGTGCTCTTCATCATGCAGGCCTGCGACGCGCTCGCGGAGGCGCACGGCCGGGGCATCGTGCACCGGGACCTGAAGCCGGCGAACCTCTTCCTCACGCGGCGCGAGGACGGGTCGCCCTGCATCAAGGTCCTCGATTTCGGGGTCTCGAAGGTCATCCACCCCGACGGCGAGTGCGCCGAGGCCGAGATGACGAGCAACGGCGACATCATGGGATCGCCCTTGTACATGGCGCCCGAGCAGATGCGCTCGGCGCGGGAGGTGGACGCGCGGGCCGACATCTGGGCGCTCGGATCCATCCTCTACAAATTGCTCACCGGCCGCGCGCCGTTCCAGCGGCCCACGGTGCCCGAGATCTTCATGGCCGTCATGGGCCACGAGCCCGCGCAGCCGCCCTCGACGCTGCGCAATGGCCTGCCTCCTGGCCTCGACGCGGTGGTGATGCGCTGCCTCGAAAAGGACCCGGCCCTGCGCTTCGGGCGCGCGCTCGATCTGAAGGCGGCCCTGTCGCCCTATTGCGAATTCGTGACCACCAAGGCCGACGACGAGCCGGCCCTGTCGCAGGACGAGCCGTGGTCGATGCGCGGAGCCACCACCACGCGGCCGCGCATTCCGAAGAACATCGACGCCATTCTGCTCGGCTGCATCGGCCGCGAGCCGGGCAAGAGGGCCGCGCGCGCGTCGGGCCGCCGCCATCAATCCGACCCGTTCTTGCGCGCGCAATCGGCGACGCAGGCCGAGCCGCGGACGGTCTCGGAGCCGCCGCCGCCGGTCGAGCCCGTCGTCGCCGCGCCGGCGCCCATCGATCTCGGCAGCACGCTGCCCATGAGCCCGCAGGAGCTGCGCGCGGCGGCGCAGATCCCGTTCGGCCCGACCTCGGCCTCGACGCGCCCCTCGACGCGCCCCCCGATGCCCCCCGTCGAGGCGACCGAGGAGGGCACCGTGCGGCTGTCCTCGCCGGGAGACCTGAAGAGCGCGCCGCCGGCCGCGCCGAGCGAGCCGGAAGGGGCGCCGGCCCCGAATCCTCCGATGCAACTGTCGCCCGAGGAGGCGGCAGCGCTCCCGCCGCCCCGCGTGCCGAGCTTTCCCTCGATCACCCCCTCGATCACCCTGCCCTCCGTCACTTCCTCCCCGATGATGGGCGATACGACGGGCCATAGCGTCGCGCCCTGGGGTTATCCTTCCCAGCCCGCGCCGGCGCGCCGGGGGCGTCCGCTGGTGATGGCTGCGAGCGCGGCGACGGGAGCCTTCGTGCTGGTGGCGGCGCTCGTGGCCTTCACGGCGGGCCGGGTGAAGGAGCAGGCTGCCGCGAGCAATGGTCCGCGGAGCGAGCCGCCGCCGTCTGCCCGGACGTTGAAGCTGCAAGCGGTGCTGCGGGACGCCTACCGGGTGAAGCTCCCGGAGCCGCCGCCGTCGGAGCCGCCCACGGCGATCCCGGTGGTCGAGTCGCTCAGATCACACGATCGATGAGCCTCTCGCCTCGCTCGAAGCGCGCGAGGTTGTCCAGGAAATGCTCGACCAGGGCGAGGTGCTCTTCCCGGCGCCCGCCCGCGGTATGGGGCGTGATGTAGCAATTGGGGAGCGACCAGAGCGGGTGCTCGGGCGGCAGGGGCTCCTCCGCGGTGACGTCGAGGTATGCGCCGCCGAGCTTTCCGCTCGCGAGGGCGGCCACGAGGGCGGGCTCGTCGACGGTCGATCCCCGGCCCACGTTGTAGACGAACGCGCCCTCGCGCAGGCGGGCGATGCGCGCGGCGCTCAAAAAGCCCCGGGTCGCGGCGCTATCGGGCAGGACGTTGGCCACGTGGTCGGCGGCCGCGAGGGCCGCGTCGAGCTCGCTTTCACGCACGACGACGCCCGGCTCGTCACCCACCGCATTGCGCCGCACGATGAGGAGCCGCGCGCCGAAGGGCGCGAGCAGCTCCGAGAGCCGCCTGCCGATGGCGCCATAGCCGAGGAGCAGGACGGTCCGACCTTTGAGCAAGAACGATCGCACCCGCAGCGCGTCGCTTTCCCAGGAGCGGTTCGTGCGTTGCGCGTCGAGCGAATCGGGCAGGCGCCGGGCCATGGCGAGCATCATGGCGAGGAGGTGCTCGGCGCAGGGGTCTGCGTACACGGTGGAGCTATTCGTGAGCACCGTGCCCTTCGCCGCGAGCGCATTGCGGACCTCGGGCGTGTCGTAGCGGGCGTAGCCGGCGCTGGTGATGTGGACCCAGCGAAGGCGCGGGGCCTGGAGGAGGCCGCGCACGGGCGGCTGGCCGAAGGCGACCTCGGCATCGAGGAGCGCGGGATCGGGGGCCGCCTCGAGGAGGTTCGTGCGCTGGCGCGTGGCCGGGTAAACGAGCCGGTGCGCGGCAAGGCCCTCGCGGAGGGCACGCTCGAGCTCGTCGGAGAATTGGCTGTCGCAGTAGACGGTCAGCATGGGGGTCCGTGGAGGCTGCGTCGGATCATGACGCACGGAGCCAACCGCGGGCAATCCTTCGGCGCCGAGGAGGTCGGGACGAGGTCGAGAGACCACGCGGGCAAGGTCGGCGACCCTGTGGGCAAGGTCGAGCATCCCGCGGGCAAGGTCGAGCATCCCGCGGGCAAGGTCGGCGACCTTGCGGGCAAGGTCGAGCATCCCGCGGGCAAGGTCGGCGACCCTGCGGTCAAGGTCGGCGACCCTGCGGGCAAGGTCGGCCATCCCGCGGTCAAGGTCGTCGACCTTGCGGGCAAGGTCCCTCATCCTGCGGTCAAGGTCGTCAACCTTGCGGGCAAGGTCGAGCATCCCGCGGGCAAGGTCGTCGACCTTGCGGGCAAGGTCGAGCATCCCGCGCGCAAGGTCCGGAGACCATCGGCAAGGTCCTCGACCTCGCGGTCAAGGTCGTCGACCCCGCGGGCAAGGTCCTCGACCACGCGGGCAAGGTCCCCCACCTCGCCCTCCTCCTCCCCGATCACGCCCGCACGACGGGGGTCCGTGATTTTGCCCTCACAAACGTGTTCCATGGGCTCTGCCTCCGGGGGACCAGAGCCCCATTTTCGACAGGAGAGAGCATGAAGCGGTCTGAAGGTGGTGGCGTCGGATGGCTCGTCCACACGTTGCGGTGCGGCGAGATCTCCCTGGAAGATTTCCTCGACGCGGCTGCGCAGGCGGGCGTGCCCGAGGAGCGCGCGGCCATGCTCGGCAGCGACGCCGCGCGGGCCCAGGAGAATCAGCGGCGGCTGCGCGGCGAGCTCCGGGAGGCGTATGACTTCATCATCATCGGGGCCGGATCGGCCGGCTGCGTCCTCGCGGCGCGGCTCTCCGAGGATCCGTCGCACCAGGTGCTCGTCCTCGAGGCCGGCGGCCCGGGCACCCACCCGGACGTGTTCGTCGCCTCGCGCTGGCGCCGCCTGTTCGATACCGAGATGGATTGGGGCTACCGAACGGTCGCCCAGCGACACGCGGGCGGCCGCATCGTCGCTTACCCCCGCGGCAAGACCCTCGGCGGCTCCGCCAGCATCAACGCAAGCGTATGGACCCGAGGGCACCCCCTCGATTACGACGGC includes:
- a CDS encoding EB domain-containing protein, translating into MHWLRWRHRPVANERSLPIGALRFAACAALLGLSSTSCTSSGPGDAPGAAQPPSPAAMAPAAPARGPEGLGALMRRVHFAFRAEDGAFTGGHSTYAVRATADAIAVVPYQPTERPEADGSRTREVTEGAPFVASLETIERGAVPVLRGGPAEAAIEANAGLGIDRGGVVEHLENTEEGVEQSFSFAARPEGRGDLVVRIRVSGQDYTGETEGGLHFKDPKSGLGIRYGVATWIDGRGQKTRVPVDFDAGRIVLTVPQDVVEGSAYPAVLDPVIGPEIAIDTPVYAAAYDEQSEVDMSFGGGNFFVVWRDERYLNTADIYGVRVAPAGTILDPSGIPVAIAKGSQYKPAVAWDGVNGNWMVTWVDTRNNTSGDIYAARVSGAGVTLDPNGIAVATSASAGRGEPDIAFDGTNFVIAHSYYNGSSVVANLVAPDGKVNPAAITASNSLSSMYDVAVAFNGTNTLIAHTAYTGGSYYRVGARRLSPAGSLLDGSDIVLCSASYNCGYQQLAAVSDGANWFLTWPSASNNAVYGARLGGTGSLLDSSSGFLIATTAGAPTGNISAAFAGNGFGVFWDSNNEIYGARVSSGAAILVGSTTFINETGNSFGPASAHDGTNFLVAFSDTRLSTTNNPNDVFGLRVSNALTKVDANSQLLSRAGNQEQKPAVAYNGTNYLAVWEDWRPGTTSDIYGARLSTNGNVLDANGIAISTEANVQGAPAVASRGAEWLVTWNDYRSGTSYDVYGARISGAGAVQDAAGFVISSASGDQITPSISADANNYLVSWRDASSAEIWANRVTPMATLLDGAGFKVSTGGGSLPASAYNGTNHLVAWVKPTNSNDVFAARVSPAGSVLDSGNLAIPVAATVGTTETNPAVTSNGSDYLVVWNNANNVLGARVNAAGTVLDPIGINVSTAANVQSNPRAAWDGSQYWVVWQDERLVAGDRDLYGARVTSAGVVTDGTGIVIANDKGQDELRPAIAAGPSKETLVVYQRFDPEEPFGIDRIRARVVSDPTPGANGTPCVAAGQCSSGSCVDGVCCDTACTGACQACTAAKKGAGADGACGPVKVDTDPDNECIDQGASSCGTTGSCNGAGACKVYAPGTSCGAVCTGNASQPQACSAGGMCSSSGTATDCTPYACAGGTCKVTCATSADCASGYSCNGGVCGMLLANGAVCANGAQCQSGACVDGVCCNAACGGTCQACSAAKKGSGADGVCGPVTAGADPDNECATDAATTCGKTGQCSGAGSCQLYGAGTACGSPICDGTVLKAQTCDGAGTCLAAGMGQDCAPYVCSGGACLGSCVTNADCAMGLVCSAGACVAPIGIGGACVTNGQCQSGACVDGVCCNSACGGQCQACTAAKKGAGTDGVCGPIAAGVDPDNECAQQAASSCGQNGQCNGAGACQLYAQGTSCGVSVCQGTTVKGQICNGAGQCIADQAGQDCAPYACSGGACKNPCANNNECLPGYFCSAGACKPSGSPGTPCADGSECGGGFCVDGVCCDKACGGACEACSAAKKGQGTDGQCEPIKNGSDPDGECAGQPPSTCGQNGQCNGLGACALYASGTQCAAGSCAGTAQKNPSQCDGNGTCLAGPETSCVAGYACVGTKCATDCKDNAACAPGYTCNVDAQWCEPTGAGGSGGSGGAGGSGGAGTGGSGGAGGSGGAGGSGGAGGAGGSGGAGGRGGAGGMDTGGAGGAPSGSGGGIPGEGDCGCRVAGEPEGRTGAAGALLALAVAAGLGRRRARRR
- a CDS encoding type 1 glutamine amidotransferase domain-containing protein; this translates as MMGGIVTRGLLTGVALTAASGATMMTSSAIERGSPWAGLNAMATAIGLRRRRVSDSFEAGVTPIGIALLTGGLLAWGLAYQGALAGTARRGGIVSGVLSGLGGYAFDELVLPRWVVPNFRRKMGFGGTMAKYVALGLASALMARQGAERKLAGRRVAILAAEGFEQLELTIPMRALRAEGAHVEVISLRHGKITGVHMNIPGGRVRVDRTIEEADPADYDALFIPGGFINPDFLRQSEPVREFVRAMDRAGKPIASICHGPWVLASSGVLQERHVASWPGIRDDVINAGGTWRDEPVVRDGNLVTSRGPQDIPAFTAAIIEQFAAKDPLTERALPAASSPEPTEPPTIALAGAAVLPKAVRVKRGLGNLAMFAVGGLAVFALRKLL